Proteins from one Malaya genurostris strain Urasoe2022 chromosome 2, Malgen_1.1, whole genome shotgun sequence genomic window:
- the LOC131429649 gene encoding uncharacterized protein LOC131429649 — protein MKHYIPVEVQHLLNNLRTEVVQTKTQNVNFFDGNHQVLLIRADQALIGFKYNDKINKWHYLWSQGSIFSASDEIEYCPWIITNDGFITLRSGTGLHVYKLDDQMKLNYLTSDGRYHDTYGWNQPDHSLLIGYFYSDPTQIGIMSRDSSGNISFEAVIKDEALRLSPLSIWKMDPNPHLAVYWNNMNTMITLAYVDSTSQQAFIVRKRNELGIFKIGKSHLMENILSTLIPFSQTKEDNIFFGRTSSDVNFMHDIFHFNSSGLHVYRYIASLRSYKPTFFAPVLSDKLGWKSDHIGSTVLYDMDGDGMDEFILNGPAGLNAMAIVPDSKEIVNILSTRELNVSCRYARSFVMYYLNKQQGFVSVTSSDIISFRLELSPDSASEETEDDRENDEFDIVPIPLLPTVNRSVVPLHDQLDFKSFLYPRNPLLGILDFTITIVNVPNAFGIPISHSIKFREYGIADVLGSGWTLPVDCIYVDRKGSIFPTEHTYYLVKDGAISLLKPKHERDTKDYISFTLDGSTDVNIKFYKTDNKWEIKTVLELYLYGSINNIDWIQWEPGSDEWPRMSNTTVSMKAKPLIWFLSLRKDKYENFLKYIYEPTYSSLSSGKKYVEKLNLIKISNNNGDFVRFSYDQIYNTKLLVGFFVRTISYNQEVKFQYSLIRTKPRLISIDQIGLPVLQFKYDGSKGELTEIHYPNGLVSKFSYGHINFSTASTANKFNFFSDAQVTYGAGYTIVSGKTESGQVRIMARDVVGSKTIDLAALTFPHLGKEFVTSYEIFTFDHFFIVSLSHENHKELCLFKKNVYGWSADVSYMKLPKDSITMIGKSYVLIRNGKKLSIVQLIAERWDVINVSNQLSSNAIVRAFSYAYITYDDLELRVGFQDDIGTWITKILPFGTNMMKFSMQVLESFGTDSDTMKNLQSLFMEGILNTHHNAIVIRTLSLAKNKFYSNMHFKVFNEKYEIINQETVSVLIEDLETYVLHLPPIDNNYFNVCYRYANGKYELIVKSHTGSVQDEVNKLKENVEAEIRKHPHASDAEKNKYRRESFENLDSQLREIYKNVTASIRFAIDPAKLEVFVNSDYVVSASSKFRFDGMRWSYQEIPQSEINISNFTLELGESYKLSKSDRNATFELLKGDSLILNLDTPYGNDLLLNYPTYIGIQNSSGGGDKIFTFSNNKIYHLAKGERMSKISNNVAIVTVTKNQKSVTIRSIKSLTDFRENVVVKQTFIHDKQNIQHTTFEYNLTEAEQYSDGFTFTKSKIFPAGKLEFGWYEESFNLTTMTNSNKTVHNSRGQVVKVINTETESKNEPFDNNAILTDRLGRYRIADFRPYKISQEVVSYYGFEPYEVNRIGVNKKWIFDMKLIRQEHSNNFLRLPAGFSITSQFQPKLNGLSYLAACWIRTNQRNFIAHSLTMKVLSTNNTLLKELHGQIQKRIGQWFYVEVAYRSETKNDTSRFDIELKNDSIHPMDVDHIFFTPLDFSFQINILHYKTGKTRAVLTNSGLLSQTMYDYLGNIVARISEQGTVDFYAMKSRNSAMTKNGDLLSLVEMRPMFGELKYSSRDKSYSEILKYSPEILGVRFLYSFSGIGSVLLSLGDFSVKIFQHEGQIKLKVNNYQSTIVHSEGECTFILTKSHFVVWIEGHLILEKEFDFSSNIWSHVNFKTVGQTSISEIIFMYNPVVRVFYQNKLGLTIQEIVLTDHNTTNCRQIVYDEIDRPVLKTKWTKLKLEGHTFLNYNSLFVSNLNTILQDRKAEGLVNQLHPDCEGYPFTWISYRDDPLEIKSAVGLPGKQHSVDGPHSTKYGSNPNVAFLKVLFPLAKNFKHDFELSSEDSLIVRVIDKYGNKVAELVKVKNHNHRLTTFEYDDQNRLIRVLPPMYHQKSNILSKTSSFESLVLNADELILRKMWGIYYQYDTKGRLVKKLTPDSGRQELMYTDEGLLRFIIHGDRELSTYDIIYYNYGFDGKIVGRGILDVPRYRLNTFLMNNSSLPTSENYIMYDFGENELAPSHRNRVQKSRKVSNGTTTTEVLLFDDQKKILNQIFVSSVKSLSIYYKYRNDKVIEIIYPFITNGKLLKLSYDYNVAGKIKNIRLHNRTIASLKYTASGVPMELHFEPNSRHTYKRLFNYNEPGYVSTIQDPFLTETVDYISNSYGAQSFSDGTISATTFNATWHSNSNFELLKLKPTHFITNDTNIDQAKLCFQSLRKLGYLDEYSRPQKTFYPALELQMPSICNTGSRSNSISAALTNGFSSTYGHRYDYENHKQLIKAKYFQSHNELSLNPLTETTLSKHIRGITVSESKAIWNILKTAGFITTDCSNSVVCHALEGKSLFHPRITNHTNAASLEILFASAIKTRKDISEPIFKTICKVWYSYDPINQERICNATWEELLAENFVGMRSDKSTKALNPELQRILRGYSKHFGQIASILYDHFANSLGKSNADVQSYDIDANGNHIHFYTGFKRYRMEYIENTNKISKVFLVDLKTESIREIEFSMHHNFEGSVTKASHKGINKIEYDPLIKRATKIEMSDGRTVSFEYDVRGERICKRVKGRNGHILKEKFYMRNTEGKCLMDYDVTYLEGDNTRYVRGTAYVYTGDNLIGFIRDSQFYSVFADHEGSIRLVVRNSEVVAAYDYLPYGQLMREYISDPEGGIAYRYTGQEWDEETGLYNFHARLYDPEVGRFYQIDPKEQYPSPYVYAGNSPISLIDPDGQFAFVIALAFAGVGAYLGASAANNSFNPRKWKLKPSLIGGITGGVLGALAPAGIGASFTFLTASVGLSGVAAGGLIATTSVGFAYFSSAAANKNWNPIEWNWSSPQTWNSLFSGSLTGATLFAGVGKVHSQFIALSGTSKIVFVGVVSVSTGGIALYSGSTANDGNYSFWDWNWKSPDTVWKVTMGASFGMSISPDLQKIQSGVLNKVKDLKFLIPRKGITMDQFLIDTKTYFTDSVELFNQIKITLKGLSNQLVRYPGLAQTIVIRPKQSFSDSFLETVQSVLYEASKYEPLKNVTGDIVTAIDDIKNIDQREGLRKIRNIECCQLQVINYPTIYQSNMLSSATTHFTLFDTFLRGYMRLKQFVFGRSSNCSNTTDLRNLKSYKKHSRMNTLNNCYYINEPNTQLSVKCFGLNSQYEIYAKSWDEKYLTNDSFSSCKPIEHFGKASVACNGEKSSLIFTSYSVGNVLDYFNGMILLAIVTPRAVSNMKNQIWSLLTIFNGKAASTKLTDTNQVINLTNRLEKLLDKIKTVETITNVALSWARYIWCDLKDDITTYSENSEAHSSVHLSNRMDALEEELMETIIVSKSHQDSILTFHNDNYTNFIDGSILMNGDYFVQCGNKVPLIASHILVE, from the coding sequence ATGAAGCATTATATCCCGGTTGAGGTGCAACACTTATTAAACAATTTAAGAACTGAAGTAGTGCAAACCAAAACCCAAAATGTAAactttttcgatggaaatcaTCAAGTGTTGCTAATTAGAGCTGATCAAGCCCTTATAGGCTTTAAATACAATGATAAGATTAATAAATGGCATTATTTGTGGAGCCAGGGGTCGATTTTCTCTGCTTCGGATGAAATCGAATACTGTCCATGGATTATTACGAACGATGGATTCATCACTCTGAGAAGTGGAACTGGATTGCATGTATACAAACTAGATGACCAAATGAAATTAAACTATCTAACGTCAGATGGTCGCTACCATGACACATATGGGTGGAATCAACCTGACCATAGTCTATTGATTGGTTACTTCTACTCTGATCCAACCCAAATTGGAATCATGAGTCGTGATTCTTCAGGAAATATCTCTTTTGAAGCTGTAATCAAAGATGAAGCTTTGAGGTTGTCTCCGCTTTCTATTTGGAAGATGGATCCTAATCCACATTTAGCGGTATATTGGAACAACATGAATACAATGATAACCCTAGCGTATGTAGATTCAACAAGCCAACAAGCATTCATAGTACGTAAGCGCAACGAACTcggaatttttaaaattgggAAATCTCACTTGATGGAAAATATTCTTTCCACTTTGATACCATTTTCGCAAACAAAAGAGGACAATATTTTTTTCGGACGGACTTCTTCAGATGTAAATTTCATGCACGATATATTCCATTTCAATTCAAGCGGATTGCACGTATATAGATACATTGCATCTTTACGAAGCTATAAACCAACATTCTTTGCACCAGTGTTATCCGATAAACTTGGATGGAAAAGCGACCATATTGGTTCTACTGTTCTGTACGACATGGATGGAGATGGTATGGATGAATTTATACTAAACGGACCCGCAGGATTGAATGCAATGGCGATTGTTCCagattcaaaagaaatcgtCAATATTTTGAGTACTAGAGAATTGAATGTTAGCTGTAGGTATGCTAGATCGTTCGTTATGTATTATTTAAACAAACAACAAGGATTCGTATCAGTCACTAGTAGCGATATAATTTCTTTCCGATTAGAGCTATCTCCTGATAGTGCTTCTGAAGAAACAGAAGACGATCGAGAAAACGATGAGTTTGATATAGTTCCAATACCTTTACTGCCAACAGTCAATCGATCAGTTGTACCTTTGCATGATCAGCTCGATTTCAAATCCTTCTTGTATCCGAGAAATCCGCTGCTAGGAATACTAGACTTTACCATTACTATAGTGAATGTCCCAAACGCTTTCGGAATACCCATTTCTCATTCTATTAAGTTTAGAGAATATGGTATCGCAGATGTTCTGGGTTCTGGTTGGACTCTTCCTGTCGACTGCATTTATGTCGATCGAAAGGGAAGCATATTTCCCACAGAACATACATATTATCTGGTAAAGGATGGTGCTATATCTCTATTGAAGCCAAAACATGAGAGGGATACAAAGGATTATATTTCGTTCACTTTGGATGGATCTACTGATGTGAATATTAAATTTTACAAAACGGACAATAAATGGGAAATAAAAACTGTATTAGAACTGTATTTGTATGGATCAATCAATAACATAGATTGGATCCAGTGGGAACCAGGGTCCGATGAATGGCCGCGCATGAGTAATACGACTGTTTCTATGAAAGCGAAACCACTAATTTGGTTTCTCTCCTTACGAAAGGACAAgtatgaaaattttctaaaatatataTATGAACCTACGTACTCCTCATTGTCTTCGGGGAAAAAATATGTGGAGAAAttaaatttgataaaaatttcTAATAACAATGGCGATTTCGTGCGATTTAGCTATGACCAAATATATAATACAAAATTATTAGTAGGATTTTTCGTGCGCACCATAAGCTACAATCAGGAAGTAAAATTCCAATATAGTCTGATTAGAACTAAACCACGTTTAATTTCTATTGATCAAATTGGATTACCGGTGTTACAGTTCAAGTATGATGGTTCAAAGGGAGAACTTACTGAAATTCACTATCCTAATGGGCTTGTGTCGAAGTTTTCCTATGGACATATAAATTTTTCAACCGCTTCTACCGCCaacaagtttaattttttttctgatgctCAGGTCACCTACGGGGCTGGTTATACGATAGTAAGTGGGAAAACTGAGTCGGGTCAAGTACGCATAATGGCACGAGACGTCGTTGGATCAAAGACTATTGACCTAGCAGCGTTGACATTTCCTCATCTTGGTAAAGAATTTGTTACAAGCtatgaaatttttacattcgatcaCTTTTTTATCGTTTCTTTATCTCATGAGAACCACAAAGAGTTGtgtttattcaaaaaaaatgtatacGGTTGGTCTGCGGACGTTTCGTATATGAAACTCCCGAAAGATAGTATCACTATGATCGGGAAGTCATACGTTTTAATAAGAAACGGTAAGAAACTGTCAATTGTACAGTTAATTGCTGAAAGATGGGACGTAATTAATGTTTCGAATCAACTTTCATCCAATGCAATAGTCCGAGCATTTTCGTATGCTTATATTACATATGACGATTTAGAGTTACGTGTGGGCTTTCAGGACGACATTGGTACCTGGATAACAAAAATTTTGCCATTCGGCACCAATATGATGAAATTTAGTATGCAAGTCCTCGAAAGTTTTGGAACGGATAGTGATACTatgaaaaatcttcaaagtcttTTCATGGAAGGGATTCTTAATACGCACCATAACGCAATAGTTATTAGAACATTATCCCTAgcaaaaaacaagttttactcaaacatgcattttaaagtttttaacgagaaatatgaaataatcaATCAGGAAACGGTCTCTGTTTTGATAGAAGATTTAGAAACTTACGTTCTCCATCTTCCTCCCATTGACAACAACTATTTTAATGTTTGTTACCGCTATGCTAATGGTAAATATGAACTAATAGTTAAATCACACACTGGTTCTGTTCAAGATGAAGTAAATAAACTTAAAGAAAATGTGGAAGCGGAAATTCGTAAACATCCTCACGCATCAGATGCTGAAAAGAATAAATATCGACGTGAGAGTTTCGAAAATCTTGATAGCCAACTTCgtgaaatttataaaaatgtcaCAGCAAGTATTCGATTCGCAATTGATCCGGCTAAATTAGAAGTTTTTGTTAATAGTGATTATGTAGTTTCCGCTTCTAGCAAATTTAGattcgatggaatgcgttggagCTATCAAGAAATTCCTCAGTCTGAAATAAACATATCCAATTTCACATTAGAATTAGGTGAATCGTACAAACTATCAAAATCTGACAGAAACGCGACATTTGAACTTTTGAAAGGTGATAGCTTGATTTTGAATTTGGATACACCATATGGCAACGATCTCCTGTTGAACTATCCGACATATATTGGAATTCAAAACTCTAGTGGAGGcggtgataaaattttcactttttcaaataacaaaatttaCCATTTAGCTAAAGGAGAAAGGATGAGCAAAATTAGTAATAACGTCGCCATTGTGACGGTGActaagaaccaaaagtcggTTACAATTAGGTCTATTAAATCTCTTACCGATTTTCGtgaaaatgttgttgtaaagCAAACATTTATTCATGATAAGCAAAATATACAACATACTACATTCGAATATAACTTGACAGAAGCTGAACAATATTCCGATGGTTTTACATTCaccaaatcgaaaatttttcctgCTGGAAAACTAGAGTTCGGGTGGTATGAAGAATCTTTCAATTTAACCACGATGACCAATAGCAACAAAACTGTTCATAACTCTAGGGGACAAGTTGTAAAGGTAATAAATACTGAGacagaatccaaaaacgaaccatTTGATAACAATGCTATATTGACAGATCGCTTAGGACGCTATAGAATCGCGGATTTTCGTCCATACAAAATTTCACAAGAGGTTGTGTCATATTACGGATTTGAACCATATGAAGTGAATCGTATTGGAGTAAATAAAAAATGGATCTTCGATATGAAGTTGATACGACAAGAGCATTCAAATAACTTTCTGCGGTTGCCTGCTGGATTTTCGATTACAAGCCAATTCCAACCAAAACTGAACGGATTGTCTTACTTGGCAGCCTGTTGGATACGCACAAATCAAAGAAATTTTATTGCTCATAGTTTAACAATGAAAGTGCTTTCAACGAATAACACTTTGTTGAAAGAACTCCACGGACAAATTCAAAAACGCATTGGTCAATGGTTCTACGTAGAAGTCGCATATCGCAGTGAGACCAAAAATGATACATCTCGTTTTGATATAGAACTGAAAAATGATAGTATTCATCCTATGGATGTCGATCATATCTTTTTCACACCGTTAGATTTTAGTTTTCAAATCAATATATTGCATTATAAAACCGGAAAGACTCGTGCTGTTTTAACTAATTCGGGGTTGTTGAGTCAAACGATGTATGATTATTTAGGAAATATTGTTGCACGAATTTCTGAGCAAGGCACGGTTGATTTCTATGCAATGAAATCGAGAAATTCAGCGATGACAAAAAATGGAGATTTATTGTCGCTGGTTGAAATGCGACCGATGTTTGGAGAACTGAAATATAGTTCTAGAGATAAAAGTTACAGCGAAATATTGAAATACTCTCCGGAAATTCTAGGTGTAAGGTTTTTGTACTCCTTTTCAGGAATTGGCAGTGTTTTACTTTCCTTGGGtgatttttctgtgaaaatatttcaacacGAAGGTCAAATCAAGTTAAAAGTTAACAATTATCAATCGACTATCGTACATTCAGAAGGGGAATGCACGTTTATATTAACAAAATCACACTTCGTGGTTTGGATAGAGGGTCATTTAATATTAGAAAAAGAATTCGATTTTTCTTCAAACATTTGGTCACATGTAAATTTCAAAACAGTGGGACAAACATCTATATCTGAGATTATTTTTATGTATAATCCAGTGGTAAGGGTATTTTATCAAAATAAGTTAGGTCTTACTATTCAAGAAATTGTATTAACAGATCACAACACTACCAACTGTCGTCAGATTGTTTATGACGAAATTGATCGACCtgttcttaaaacaaaatggaCAAAGTTGAAATTAGAAGGACACACCTTTCTTAATTACAATTCACTATTTGTGTCAAATTTAAATACCATCCTGCAAGACAGAAAAGCTGAAGGTCTTGTAAATCAGCTTCATCCTGATTGTGAAGGTTATCCGTTTACATGGATTTCGTATCGAGATGACCCTTTGGAAATAAAGTCTGCAGTAGGATTGCCTGGAAAACAACATTCCGTGGATGGTCCCCATAGCACTAAATATGGTTCGAACCCAAATGTCGCgtttttgaaagttttgttCCCTTTagcgaaaaatttcaaacatgATTTCGAACTAAGCTCTGAGGACTCTTTAATAGTTCGTGTAATAGACAAATATGGAAATAAAGTGGCCGAGCTAGTCAAAGTAAAGAATCACAATCACAGATTGACCACGTTTGAGTATGATGATCAAAATAGGCTAATACGTGTGCTCCCACCAATGTATCATCAGAAAAGTAATATACTATCAAAGACAAGTTCATTTGAATCCCTTGTATTGAATGCCGATGAATTGATCCTCCGGAAAATGTGGGGTATTTATtatcaatatgacacaaagggGCGTTTAGTAAAAAAACTAACCCCAGACTCTGGTAGGCAAGAGTTAATGTACACGGATGAAGGTTTGCTTAGGTTTATAATACATGGTGATCGAGAATTATCTACTTATGATATAATTTATTACAATTACGGATTCGACGGAAAAATTGTCGGAAGGGGTATACTAGACGTACCAAGGTATAGACTGAACACATTTTTAATGAATAATTCCTCTTTGCCGACATCGGAAAACTATATTATGTATGATTTTGGTGAAAATGAACTTGCGCCTTCGCACAGAAATCGTGTTCAAAAGTCCCGAAAAGTATCTAATGGTACAACAACTACAGAAGTCCTTTTGTTTGatgatcagaaaaaaatactaaatcaaatttttgtttcatcagTCAAATCCTTGTCTATTTACTATAAATATAGAAATGACAAAGTAATCGAAATTATATACCCGTTTATAACAAACggaaaattacttaaattatcGTATGACTATAATGTGGCTggcaaaattaaaaatattcgtTTACATAATCGTACGATCGCTTCGTTGAAATACACTGCTTCCGGTGTTCCAATGGAATTACATTTTGAACCAAATAGTCGTCACACGTACAAGcgcttatttaattacaatgaaCCAGGTTATGTGTCGACTATTCAGGATCcatttttaactgaaactgtAGATTATATCTCCAATAGCTATGGTGCACAATCGTTTAGTGATGGAACTATTTCCGCTACTACTTTCAATGCAACTTGGCACAGCAacagtaattttgaattgttgaaattgaaaccaACACATTTTATAACCAATGATACTAATATTGATCAGGCAAAACTTTGCTTCCAATCTCTTCGAAAACTTGGATATCTGGACGAATACAGCAGACCGCAAAAAACCTTTTACCCGGCGTTGGAGCTTCAAATGCCTTCAATATGTAATACTGGGAGTAGATCAAATTCCATATCAGCTGCATTGACAAATGGATTTAGTTCAACGTATGGGCATCGATACGATTACGAAAATCATAAACAATTGATAAAGgctaaatattttcaaagccATAACGAATTATCTTTGAATCCTTTAACAGAAACAACATTGTCTAAACATATTCGTGGGATAACCGTTTCTGAATCAAAAGCTATTTGGAACATACTTAAAACAGCAGGCTTTATCACCACCGATTGCAGCAACAGTGTAGTTTGTCATGCTCTAGAAGGAAAGTCTTTATTTCATCCAAGAATAACCAATCACACTAATGCTGCATCGTTAGAAATCCTTTTTGCCAGTGCAATCAAAACACGAAAAGATATATCAGAGCCAATATTCAAAACCATTTGCAAAGTTTGGTATAGCTATGACCCAATCAACCAAGAACGAATTTGCAACGCTACTTGGGAAGAATTGTTGGCTGAAAATTTTGTAGGAATGAGATCCGACAAATCAACAAAAGCGTTAAACCCAGAATTACAACGGATATTAAGGGGATATTCAAAACATTTTGGTCAAATAGCTTCAATATTATACGATCATTTTGCAAATTCTTTGGGGAAATCGAACGCAGATGTGCAATCGTATGATATAGATGCAAACGGTAATCATATTCATTTTTATACAGGATTTAAACGTTACCGAATGGAATACATTGAAAATACCAACAAAATTTCGAAGGTTTTTCTTGTAGATCTGAAAACTGAATCTATACGTGAAATTGAGTTTTCCATGCATCACAACTTTGAAGGAAGTGTAACAAAAGCATCGCATAAAGGAATCAATAAGATCGAGTATGATCCTTTAATCAAAAGAGCCACGAAAATTGAAATGTCAGATGGACGAACGGTGTCGTTTGAATATGATGTTCGCGGTGAGCGGATATGTAAGCGTGTCAAAGGACGTAATGGGCacattttgaaagaaaaattttataTGCGCAATACTGAAGGAAAATGCTTGATGGACTATGATGTTACATATTTGGAAGGTGACAATACACGTTATGTTCGTGGTACTGCATATGTGTATACGGGTGATAATTTAATTGGATTTATCCGCGACAGTCAATTCTATAGTGTTTTCGCGGATCATGAAGGCTCTATTCGATTGGTTGTAAGAAATAGTGAAGTGGTAGCAGCTTATGATTATCTTCCCTATGGACAGCTGATGCGAGAATATATTAGCGACCCAGAAGGAGGAATCGCGTATCGTTATACTGGGCAAGAATGGGATGAAGAAACTGGATTGTACAATTTTCATGCTCGTTTGTATGACCCTGAAGTTGGTCGATTCTATCAAATCGATCCCAAGGAACAATATCCTAGCCCGTATGTATACGCTGGAAATTCTCCGATCTCTTTGATCGATCCTGATGGACAATTTGCTTTCGTGATTGCTTTAGCATTTGCTGGAGTAGGAGCGTACTTGGGAGCATCCGCCGCAAATAATTCGTTTAATCCACGTAAGTGGAAGCTTAAACCTTCTCTAATAGGAGGTATTACGGGTGGAGTTTTAGGAGCATTAGCTCCAGCTGGAATTGGAGCGTCTTTCACATTTCTCACCGCTTCTGTAGGGCTTTCGGGGGTAGCTGCAGGAGGATTGATAGCGACAACATCGGTTGGATTTGCGTATTTCAGTAGTGCTGCTGCGAATAAAAATTGGAATCCGATTGAATGGAACTGGTCAAGTCCCCAAACATGGAATTCTCTCTTCTCTGGCAGTCTCACCGGAGCAACATTGTTCGCTGGTGTAGGCAAAGTTCATAGCCAATTTATTGCACTAAGTGGAACATCAAAGATTGTATTTGTAGGAGTAGTGTCTGTTAGTACTGGAGGTATAGCCCTGTATAGTGGATCAACGGCAAATGATGGAAACTACAGCTTTTGGGATTGGAACTGGAAAAGTCCTGACACGGTGTGGAAAGTGACGATGGGTGCTAGTTTTGGAATGTCTATATCTCCAGACTTGCAAAAAATACAATCAGGTGTTTTAAACAAAGTCAAAGATTTGAAATTTCTCATTCCAAGGAAAGGAATTACTATGGATCAATTTTTAATAGATACTAAGACTTATTTTACAGACTCTGTCGAACTAttcaatcaaatcaaaattaCTCTAAAAGGATTATCCAATCAATTAGTACGTTATCCCGGTTTAGCAcagactattgtgattagacCAAAACAGTCATTTTCCGATAGCTTTCTCGAAACAGTTCAGTCTGTTTTGTACGAAGCTTCTAAATATGAGCCGCTTAAAAATGTTACGGGAGATATCGTTACCGCAATAGATGATATTAAGAATATTGATCAACGGGAAGGATTGCGTAAGATACGTAATATAGAATGCTGTCAACTTCAAGTAATAAATTACCCAACAATATATCAATCAAATATGTTGAGCTCAGCTACTACTCACTTCACATTATTTGACACTTTTTTAAGAGGATATATGCGAttgaaacaatttgtttttggaaGAAGTTCTAATTGTTCAAATACTactgatttgagaaatttaaaaaGCTATAAAAAACATTCAAGAATGAACACTCTCAATAATTGCTATTATATTAATGAACCCAACACACAACTTTCTGTAAAGTGTTTTGGATTGAATTCACAATACGAAATTTACGCGAAGTCTTGGGATGAAAAGTATTTGACTAATGATTCGTTCTCATCCTGTAAACCTATCGAACACTTCGGAAAAGCGTCTGTAGCTTGTAATGGAGAAAAGAGTTCTTTAATTTTCACATCTTATTCTGTCGGTAATGTGCTAGATTACTTTAACGGAATGATATTGTTGGCTATAGTAACACCCAGAGCAGTATCAAACATGAAAAATCAGATATGGTCATTGTTAACCATATTCAACGGAAAAGCTGCTAGTACGAAACTAACAGATACAAATCAAGTTATAAATTTAACGAACAGATTAGAAAAACTGTTAGACAAAATTAAAACGGTTGAGACTATTACTAATGTAGCTTTATCTTGGGCTAGGTATATTTGGTGCGATTTGAAGGATGATATCACAACATATTCTGAAAATTCTGAAGCACATAGTAGTGTTCATCTTTCGAATCGAATGGATGCTTTGGAAGAAGAATTGATGGAAACTATTATCGTGTCAAAGTCTCATCAAGATAGCATACTTACTTTCCATAACGATAATTACACCAACTTTATTGATGGCTCTATATTAATGAATGGAGATTATTTTGTCCAGTGTGGAAACAAAGTTCCCTTAATTGCATCGCATATATTGGTAGAATAA
- the LOC131429654 gene encoding uncharacterized protein LOC131429654 — protein MFLKFVTLVITICVTFTSCTSEARIKRQQFIPLDACTVSHQEIEELIRLTKNLNSTTESIPIDTRLGFDTDANLENVDKCAKQLTQFRGTLQTVIRNYKSINRDTMNQAQYERAKARYQTDIQRLLRRIDNLKRDVEDRYRNEVENLRNNMQLFKVQLDENLHLLEQERAKTKATLERLCIANIRAGRIKDAVDNFRDLDDFPYQRIVTEVYENDPRNADLLLNFLEVMDLSYKPVRGYETLFEHMKRHNQLNGTEGRRLLTHIMALITVDDENARRASNLLKVYKTNV, from the coding sequence ATGTTTCTAAAATTCGTGACTTTGGTAATAACAATCTGTGTGACATTCACGTCCTGCACATCGGAGGCTCGAATCAAACGTCAACAGTTTATTCCGTTAGATGCTTGCACTGTTTCACATCAAGAAATTGAGGAATTGATTCGCCTCACTAAGAATCTTAATTCGACTACGGAAAGTATACCAATTGATACTCGATTGGGATTCGATACTGATGCCAACCTTGAAAATGTTGATAAATGTGCCAAGCAACTAACGCAATTCCGCGGAACACTGCAAACAGTAATTCGAAACTACAAATCAATTAACCGAGATACTATGAATCAAGCCCAATATGAGCGAGCCAAAGCTCGTTACCAAACAGATATACAACGTCTTTTACGTAGGATAGATAATCTGAAAAGAGATGTGGAGGACAGATATCGAAATGAAGTGGAAAATTTGCGCAACAATATGCAACTATTCAAGGTGCAGCTTGACGAAAATCTTCACTTACTAGAACAAGAACGTGCCAAAACTAAAGCCACCCTTGAACGATTATGTATTGCAAACATTAGAGCTGGTAGGATAAAGGATGCAGTTGACAATTTCCGTGATCTTGATGATTTTCCATATCAACGGATTGTTACTGAGGTGTACGAAAATGATCCGAGAAACGCAGATCTTTTGCTTAATTTCTTAGAAGTAATGGATCTCAGCTATAAGCCAGTTCGTGGATATGAAACATTGTTCGAACACATGAAGCGCCACAACCAACTAAATGGAACTGAAGGCCGTCGATTACTAACACATATCATGGCCCTGATAACGGTGGATGATGAAAATGCTCGACGAGCGTCGAATTTGTTAAAAGTTTATAAGACAAATGTTTAA